The Bacteriovorax sp. PP10 nucleotide sequence ATGAGTTACATGGTTGCTCTTGATCAGCTTGAATACAAGCAAGAGGGAGTTGTTCCACAATACGGGCCGAGAAGAAATGCTTATACGCAGACTGAAGCGCAATGTAAGGCAAGCAACGTCACTGTTCAGTACAATGCTTTAATGAAAGCAGGAAAAGTTTTAGGACTTGATAAGCAACTTTCATACAATCATGGTGGATCTATATTATCGACAAAAGAAAAGTCGACAGTGTGGAAAACGATTGTTGATGATATTCAACAAAGAAATGCTCAGCTCTTCAGTGTAAAAGGAAAAAATAAAGAGACGTATTATAAGACTGCAGAAGATCTTTCTTATAAGACAATCCTGACGAAAGATGCGGCCCTGTCTACAGGGATTAACCTTAGTCAAAATACAGTTAGTGCTATTAAAAAAGTGGCCCAAGGTGACGATGCTCAACTGGGAGAATTCTTTTTAAAACTTTATAAGATGAAAGACCCAGTGGCACAACAGAAACTGTTCGAGCAGTTTTCAATGGTCAACGGGATCGATAATACATTCAGCTTGAAGTTGAACTTCTTAGCAATGGATGACGCTTATAAGAAACCAATCTATAAAGATTTATTAAAGCAAGCAGCTCTGTCGAGAAAACTTCAAATTTTATCTGAGCTGGATAGATTCTGTAAGATGGATGTGAATGATGAAATGGAATTTAAAAACATTTTCTATTCAACAACCAAAGCGCAAAACGACCTGAATCAAATGGCAGGACTTCCTGCTGTTCCGACTGAGGTTATGGACAAAATTAGCGAGATGACTTCCAGTGAATGGCGTGACATGTGGTGGGGTATCGGTTCAGGTATCACTGCTATGGCCGCGATCGTTGTTGGTGGTGCGTGTACAACTTTATCAGGAGGGATTTGTGCTCCTCTAGGTGGAGTGATGGCAGTAGCGGGTCTATCTTCACTTGGTATTCAAGTGAAGCTGACGACCAATGAGTATGGCAGAAAAGTCGAGGCCGACATTTCTGAAGCACAAGTTAAAGTGATGGAGGATTTAGGTTTTGCCAATGGCGGCAGTGCTGATGAAGTCCACCGCTCGTATGCTTGGACGGCCTTTGAAGCGATCAGTATTTTCCCGTTAATCGGGATTGCGACCAGGTCACTTTCTCTCGGGCCTAAGCTCGTGTATGTTTCTGCGCAATCGGTTCTCAGAAAAACAGGTAAGGCCTCTTTCAAGGCCGCAGCTAAAACTGTGACTCAGGAAGAAGAAGTGCGAGCAGCTCAGTATCTGCTAGGACTAACGACCGTTAGTAAAAATGCCGGAGTTGATGCAAAGTCACTGGCAACTGCAACCGAAAAAATCAGTAAGATCAGAAAGCTTTATACATCTGGTGAAATTGATTTAAATACGATGATGTCAAAAATTGGTGGAGTCCTTGATCCAATCAAGCGCGCGAAACTTGCTTACGCTAAAACTGTGAAGAATGAAATCGGAAAAGTTTCAGTGAAAGTTAGCCAGGCCAATATTGATAAACAAACAGCGACCATGATGTCTAACTACTTTGGAGACAATCCAAAAGAGATGTTGAGACTTGTTCAGGGTTATTCAGGCGAGCGTTTAAATAAGGCCGTCAGGATCATGGGAGAAGTGAATGCAACTGACCGTATCGGTAAGCGCATTCCGGTTTTCTCTGGTGTGAAAGACTGGTACTTAAAAATGAGAAACGAAAGCCTTGCTAAAAATGCGGCGAAAATTTTAAAGCTTGAAAAAGATTTAACTGCGATGGGAAAAGGCAAAGGCCAGCTGCAAGCTTACATTAATAAAAACATCGAAGACCTGACGGATATCTTCATTGATATTCCTCTGAGAAAAAGAGAAATTCCTTACTTCGTATTTGTTCAAGGGATGCCGGACATTAACTTCTATAAAGGAGCGAAGTTCCCAATCCTAAGTATGATGTCGGAAGGACAAACTCTGAGACGTCTCGTGACGGCGAGAGCGAGACTGGTGCATGAGACTTATAAATCTCAGGCGCGAGCGACGCTGAAGCTTCAACGTTATGTAAAGTCTGAGACGACGTACGAAGCTTTCAAATCATTCCAGATGTCAGTTGCTGAGCTTGCCAATAGAAAGACCGGTAAAGAAGCTGCGAAGGTTATGAGTGAGTATCGTGCAGTAGAAGAGCAGTTAACGAAAAAACTTTATACTCAGTTTAAGGGCACGGGCCAGAACATGGATTATAAAGCTTTCAAAGAATTGCTGATGAATCCATCAACACTTAAAGATAAGGCCACTGCTGAAGCGATTTGGGAGTCGGTACCTGCTGATGAGTTGATGGGATTAAAAGAAGTGGGCGAGTTTGCGCACAAGGCGGTTCAGGAATTAGCGAAATACTCTGATGTGGATTCATTTGAGAGATATTTGGCGGCACTGAGAGTACTTGTGATTAATAGAAATCCTGCAGTACTAGAAATTATGTAGATGATAAAGCATGGCAAATGAAAAATTTTGCCATGCTTATTTATAGTTTTTTAAATCTTTTCGTTTACGCAAGTTACAAGAGCTTTGTTGATCAATTCAGATCTCTTCGTTTTAGCATTCACTTTATATTTTCTAATTCTTAATTCCATTTTATAAACATTTTTATTGTCATTGATCAGATAGACCTTAGACAGCATTTCAATTTGCGAACTATCATCAGTATCGTAAGTGGCCCCGATTGTAATGTGATCAGCAAAATCATTGAAATTATCAGTTTCAACTGTCACAGATGCCTGGTTTTCATTAGCTAGTTGAAGTACTTTTGTTCTAGCAAGCTCATTGATTTCTTCTCCAGATTGATTTCCGTTATCTGTTAGAGCATTACATTTAAGATCAACATCATAATTGTAAATATTAACTAATTTTGTTCTATAAGATAAAGCTTCATTATAGTTAGTGCTTCTAGCAGAGACTGCAAAAGAAGAAACAAGCAATAAAGTCGTGATAAACATTTTCATAAAAAGCGCCTTTTTAAAGGGGTTAATTATGTCCATTTTACTATTTTTAAGAGGGAGAAATGTGAATAGTGAAAGATTTATGGCCCGGTCAAAAACCTGCCTAATCTTTATACATCGAGGTTAGAAATCAACGATTTACTTATGAAAATGGTTCTTTAAATCATCCGCAATCTTCTCCAGATGCCTGTAGTTGTCCCCCTCACGAAGCTTCAAATCACGTTTATCGCCCTTTAACAGGTCTTCAACGTACTTTTCGAAAGCATAGAGAGGACCAGCTGTTCTTTGTGAAAGAATGAGTCCGGCAAAGAATGAGATCGTCGTAAAAAAGAGAGTAATCGCAAGGTAGCTGATAGCAAAACCAATCGCCGGTGATCTGCTGGCGATATTAGCACTCTGAAGAGTTAGGGTAAGGTATGAAAGTGCAAAAAGGCCTAAGACCAGACAAGTGCATAAAGAAATCGCAGCAAACTTTAAAGCAAATTTCATCTGTTCTTTGGCATTGACCAGAGAAAATCCTCTTTGGTTTTCTGGATACCAGATGATGTTGTCTTTCGTAATAATCTTATATGCAATAATCGCAGCACCAATCCACTGAAAGACGTCTGCGGGATTAAAGACAATCGGAGGTAGAAGGGGAAGTTTCATTGGAAGGAAATCAAGTGTTCCACCATGAATCGCTCTATCAATAACATTGCCGATAATTCCACCAACCAAAAGTCCGAGTCCTGCTTTAAGCATGTTGAGTTGGGGAGAGAGCATGATAATAAAAATAATATAAATGAAAAAAAGCAGCCCTCCCATTGAAGAGAGTGTGACTAGAGTTAAACTCGCAGGAAGATCCTGAAGAGTTCCAAAAATAAAGCCTTTATTGATATGACTTAATTCTCCTGCCATCTTCATCTTCCAGATGAAATCGATGGCAAGAGCAAGAAGAAATAAGACGAGAGAAAGTATGATGCCTTTTTTAAACATTATTTACCTGATAAATTTTTCCATACAGTGATCTGGCCTTCAATCTCAGCTGCGTTGGCATTACAGTCACTCCAACAGTTGTGTTTGTTGGTTTTAAGTTTCACTGAAATTTTTGAAGCTGGGATGTTTGCAAAATTCACCAATGCAGTTTCAATGACATTTGTATGGGCCACATCAACATTCGCAGAAGAGTGAAGTGGAGGCTGGTTTGCACCATGGCATGTAACACATCTAGCACGCAGTATCGGGTAGAGTGTCTGCTCAAAACCTTTAACTGATGTGAGTTTAGTCACAACAGGAGCTGGTGGTGTCGTTGGGTTTGGAGTGACTGGTGTCGGCGGAGTCACTGCAGCTGGTGCTTCTGCTTTTATATGAGCAAAGTTAAATGATAATTTATCCGTAGCAGGACCTTTATCTTTTAAAAGAATCATTGAATATGCTGAAAGCACACTATCTGCTGGAGTGACTTTTTTATCAACAACTAAGTAAGTCGCGTGTTGTGGATTGAAGCTTCCATTCACCAGGACTTTTAATGTTTTTACATAAAACTCTTTTGTCGTTCTGATGCGAGGATTACTTAGCTTGTAGCTATACATATCGTATTCTTCGATATCAATATCAAACATTGAGCCAGCGACTCCAGATAAATGATCTAGTGGCACACTGATTGTCGACTTAAGTGCTTTAGCTGCAGTTGGGCTAAAGTTAGGATCATTAGTAATAGTGATTTTAGAAATTTTAACTCCATCATCTCTTTGACGAATATCGACTCCGTAAGCGTTTCCGCCAGGAATATAAAAAGGTGAATCTAGAAATCCCGTTGTACTTGTGACTTCACGCCATTCAAAACCTTTTGTTAGTTTGATATGCCATTCAATCGAAGCACTACCAGCGACTTTTAAAAACATCGAATCCGAATTTTGATCAGGGGCATCTACCAGCATCCAGACTTTATAAAAATCAGATGTGGTCACTTTAAAGTTCACGTAAGCGAGACCAGCATCAACACTCGTTAGTGTTTTTAATCCTTTTCCTTCCGGTGCCCAGATGTAGCTCACACCATTGGCAGTTGCTTTTTCCATAGGAGCGCGGAGTGACCCACTCTCGGCCATCATGGTAATAGTTCCTTGATCAATAGCATTTTCTGGATTTAAGATATCTTCAACGGTTTTAGTTTCTTCAGTTGTTGTCGCTGAAACGTTATTAGTCGTATCTGTTGCTTCTGGAGCTTCAAGATTGATGAGTCTTTTCCATTCTGTAATTTGATTTTGCATTTCGGTCGCATTGGCCGCGCAATCTCCCCAGCAATTGTGGTGATCATTTTTTAGTTTTAAAACCATGCGGGAACTGGCGATATTATTGAAATCAATTTTATAGTTATCAATGATGGAATTAAATGCGGTCTCTGCATTTGATGAAGCGTGAAGTGGAGTCTGAGTTGATCCATGACAGCTTACACATCTTGTTGTTGTAATAGGGTAGACTGTTTTTTTGAAGGCCGCGAGTGAGATCGCTTTCACTTCTGCAGAGGTATAAGTACTCTCTGGTGCGCCATTATTAGTACTAGAATTTGTACTCGTGCCTTTAGATGAAAATTTCATCGCAGACTTCTGATTACTTTCCGGCATCACACACTGATTGTATCCGACTAGGATGACGGCCAGACCAACAATAGATGATAATTTATATTTTAATGATCTTTTCAAAGTCTACTTCCTTCAGTCTTAAGTTATTTTATTAAAAATGAGATAATTATTAAGATTCGATCCAAAAGGATTATCGCCAACCACATCAGCAAGCATTGACTCTTTTCCGTTAAGGGAAAGGTAGTTTGCGACTAATGCTTTTGATAAATTCGTCACACTATTACTAATTAGTGTTGCTGTCGTATCAACGGAACCATTGTCTTTGAAACTTCCAATCTGTCTTTTATTGGCCGTTCTTAAAGTGGCCTTACCAGCGTTTCTATATAAAAGCATGAAGCTTGATGATCTTTGTGAACTGTCTCCAGTCCATCCCATTTTACCTCTACCTCCGGCAGAGTTATCGATTGATCCACCAGAATAAACGCCACCATCCGTGTAAACATAAATCAGAATGTCTTTTTTCTTTAGGGCCGCTAGTTCCATTACTTTTCCGATCAGGTCACCAGCTTCACTGTCGCGCATCTCTCCCGATGAACGAGTGTCATCGTGATAATCGAAACCACCTTTTTCAACAGTCCCTACACCAATGAATCCATCAAGGATAAGTTTCGCCATTGTGGCAGTTTTTCTTTGATCTGAGTTATTGGCAAGATTAGGGAAGACCTGCTTTACTAAAGGATCCTGATTCGGATCTACGGCCGTCGTTGAAAAACGATTTAATAAATCCTGTGATTGGATATAACCACAACTCACCAAATCTTTAATTTGATCAGGAAGAGATTTAGCAGTTAACTGCTTCATCTTTTGAGTGCTTAAATTTTCAATCGTCTTTAAAACTTTTTGCGCTTTTTCTGATCCATACAAAGTTCCAAGGCGACCAATGTTCACCAATCCTAAAGCATCCTGTGGAGAATTTAAAATAACTGGTTTAAGTGTTGCGATAAGCGAGCTTTGTGGAGCGATCGAATTCCCGCCTGACGGACCATTTTCTGTTCCGGCGATTGGGGCCAGTTCACCCGTTACACCTGCTCTGGCAAGCCAGTACATAGGGTTATGAGGGTTATTTTCAGTGTCATCGTTAGATGCTGAACAAAATACACCACCTTCAACGTTTGCTCTGGTAGTGACACTTGTTGAGGCCTTGATCCCTCGAAGGATAGCAGAGTCATTATGAAAAATAAGTCCAAGTTCATTATTGGTTTGTCCTGCATTTTTTGGATGCATTTCCATTGGCAGGCCAAGGGTGTCGTAACTGGCAAGGTAGTCTTGCTGACCACCGGCCTTTCCAACCATAACATTTGATCCAATCAGGTTTGCTCCACCAGATAAGTCAAAAATCATGATAGGGATTCTTGTTGTTGCTACCTGCTGACCTAGTCCACACTCAACCGCCTGAGCAGCATTAGAGTGAAGAATTGAAATCAAACTTGGAAGAACTGTAAAACTCAGACCCGTTAAAAAACCTTGAGATAAAAAATCTCTTCTGGATTTTAGAGTATGGTTATCGTGCTTTAATGGAGCATCTAGTTTCTTTTTATTATTTTCATCATTCATGATTAGTCATTCCTACAAAAATGTTGCGTGAGCACTGGCCAGAGTTGAAATACACATTCCTTTGACAATCTTTTTCGTTGTCACACTGGAACCTAGATTTTCACCTGTCAGCAGGTCATCAAATAATTTAGACAGCTCATTAGAAGTTACAGTTTGTTCGTTCGCTTCCATCGGAGGAAGAAAACGAGTTATGGCCTGAGTAATAATTAGTTGCTTGTTAGTCGCATTGAAAACCTGAGTAGGGGATTGATTAAAATTAATAGTGGGCCATACAACGACTCTTAAATCCTGTGTCTCAACCAGTTTTTCACAAAATTCAGCTGCAAGCTTTGTAATCGCGACCTGATTTGCTGGAAGAAAGCTTTTGATGTTGTTGTCGGCCGGAAGCTGGACAGAGAGTTCTTTGTAAAGAGACTGAATTCCAGTATCGGCCGCACTAACGCC carries:
- a CDS encoding signal peptidase II: MFKKGIILSLVLFLLALAIDFIWKMKMAGELSHINKGFIFGTLQDLPASLTLVTLSSMGGLLFFIYIIFIIMLSPQLNMLKAGLGLLVGGIIGNVIDRAIHGGTLDFLPMKLPLLPPIVFNPADVFQWIGAAIIAYKIITKDNIIWYPENQRGFSLVNAKEQMKFALKFAAISLCTCLVLGLFALSYLTLTLQSANIASRSPAIGFAISYLAITLFFTTISFFAGLILSQRTAGPLYAFEKYVEDLLKGDKRDLKLREGDNYRHLEKIADDLKNHFHK